The sequence TGTAGAATTTGACGAAAATACGCCAAACCCTATTATCTATCTTATCGATGAATTCATAGATGCGAGCGGTTCAAAACAGGTAAGAACGACCACATCACCAATGGGTGGTACCATGCGTCTTGGTGAATATGAATGTGAAACAAAAGAGGGGTCAAATCTTAGAGCGGCATATGATTCTAAAATCATTTATGAAAGACATAGACACCGCTATGAAGCAAATCCGAAATACAGGGAAGCATTGGAAGCAAAAGGTATGGAAATCACAGGTGAATCTGACGGATTGATAGAAGCAGTGGAAGTGAAAGATCATCCTTGGTTCTTAGGTGTACAATTCCACCCGGAATTTACTTCTAGACTTCAAAATGCCAATCCTTCGATCTTGGCTTTTGTCAATGCAGCCATGCAAAATAAAAAATAGATGGTTAAACCATTAACACTTACAAAGTTAGAGACACTTTTAAATCTGCGCTTTGAAGAGGGTTTCCTCTCTTTGAGGGATCTTCCCCAACCCTCCCTATTTAAAGATATGGACAGAGCAACGGAGCGTATCGTTTCTGCTATCCAAAACAGAGAAAAAATAACCATTATAGGTGATTATGATGTAGATGGTGTCACCTCTACGACTTTGATGAAACTCTTTTTCGATGAGATTGAGTATCCAGTAGAGTGGATCATACCCAACCGTTTTAGAGACGGGTATGGGCTCTCTGCAAATATTATACCCCGTATCGTTGGCACTGACCTGGCACTGACAGTAGATAATGGTATCTCTGCGGTGTATGCAGCTCAACTCTGTAAAGAGGAGGGTATAGATCTTATTATTACAGATCACCACCTCTTGGCACCCGAAATACCGGAAGCCTATGCGATCATAAATCAAAAACAAGAGTCGTGTACCTTTCCTTATGAAGATGTGTGTGGTGCTCAAATTGCCTGGTATCTTATCGCTTCATTGAAAAATGCACTCGATATTAAAATTGATATGATGGCATATATGGAATTGGTCTCCATCGCTATTATTGCAGATATGATGCCGTTAAAACATATTAACAGGGCGATGGTCCTTTCAGGGATAAACGCACTCAACAGGAGTAAACGTCCTGCGATCAGGGCCTTTCTTGAACAGAGTCAAAAAGAGACGATCACATCAGAAGATATAGGATTTTTTCTTGCACCCTTACTGAACAGTGCAGGACGGATGGAGGATGCCTCCTTTGCTGTAGATTTTTTAACTTCGACCAAT is a genomic window of Sulfurovum sp. XGS-02 containing:
- the recJ gene encoding single-stranded-DNA-specific exonuclease RecJ, whose product is MVKPLTLTKLETLLNLRFEEGFLSLRDLPQPSLFKDMDRATERIVSAIQNREKITIIGDYDVDGVTSTTLMKLFFDEIEYPVEWIIPNRFRDGYGLSANIIPRIVGTDLALTVDNGISAVYAAQLCKEEGIDLIITDHHLLAPEIPEAYAIINQKQESCTFPYEDVCGAQIAWYLIASLKNALDIKIDMMAYMELVSIAIIADMMPLKHINRAMVLSGINALNRSKRPAIRAFLEQSQKETITSEDIGFFLAPLLNSAGRMEDASFAVDFLTSTNIYDARVRLERLIEFNTLRKATEHDITQKAMSQVKDDDEVSIVVGESWHEGVVGIVAARVARACEKPCIILTQSEEGLLKGSGRSFGACDLFAIVDSARVHLEKFGGHQAAIGLSLKEENLETFRAEVQRYFVEDSSLKEETDPEIVGDLHFAAISFELTSLMKKYEPYGQGNTTPKFISTNVEILQADTMGKEGEHLRFSFAQDGIVMQGVKFKTDESFEAGQKADITYTVNENHFRGKVTLQLMVDKIIL